One stretch of Dehalococcoidia bacterium DNA includes these proteins:
- a CDS encoding DUF6475 domain-containing protein, whose protein sequence is MTADDLDRFTKELTRLSELYDKPMTESLQALYFEALQGYEIASVVAAMRAHVVQPERGRWFPKPADLISLLDGAPEEQALEAWSDVIAAWTSTGYYGVPEFQDPSITSALTRMGGWQSFCERYKIIRNESFLREEFCQRYQGAERRASTQRALPGGERKALNE, encoded by the coding sequence GTGACGGCAGATGACCTCGACCGCTTCACCAAGGAACTCACGCGCCTGTCTGAGCTGTACGACAAACCGATGACTGAATCCCTCCAGGCTCTCTACTTCGAGGCATTACAGGGCTATGAGATTGCGTCCGTTGTCGCTGCCATGCGTGCCCATGTGGTGCAGCCTGAGCGAGGCCGCTGGTTCCCAAAGCCAGCGGACCTGATCAGCCTTCTCGACGGGGCGCCAGAGGAGCAGGCGTTGGAAGCGTGGTCCGATGTCATCGCCGCCTGGACAAGCACAGGCTATTACGGTGTTCCAGAGTTTCAAGATCCGTCGATTACGTCCGCGTTGACGCGCATGGGCGGCTGGCAGAGTTTTTGCGAGCGGTACAAAATCATCCGCAACGAGTCCTTTCTGCGTGAGGAGTTTTGTCAACGGTATCAGGGCGCAGAGCGGCGAGCGAGTACGCAGCGGGCCTTGCCGGGTGGCGAGCGG